The proteins below come from a single Rariglobus hedericola genomic window:
- a CDS encoding diacylglycerol/lipid kinase family protein translates to MKFIVILNSKAGTAAKGSEELAPDALRTAFSEAGAEADVRAVTPDQIEATLREAVSTRPDAVIIGGGDGTVRSAAGLLAGTGIALGVLPLGTLNHFAKDLKIPPTVKDAIAVFAAGVVREVDVGEVNGHVFINNCSLGSYAEAVRRRDALRDTHGHGKWPAMIRASFQVFRRLRRMHLRFTSADGKSRSVRTPVVVIANNRYSGHVLDKTMRARLDEGHLWLYTAHVHRHLAALRLALQSLVRRLDEADALASEAVTEITIASERGPLPVAMDGEPVELPSPLHFRIRPRALRVLVPRDERNGQT, encoded by the coding sequence ATGAAATTCATCGTCATCCTCAACAGCAAAGCCGGCACCGCCGCCAAAGGCTCCGAAGAGCTGGCGCCGGATGCCCTGCGCACCGCTTTTTCCGAAGCGGGGGCCGAGGCCGATGTGCGCGCGGTCACTCCCGACCAGATCGAAGCCACGCTTCGCGAAGCCGTCTCCACGCGTCCCGATGCCGTGATCATCGGCGGCGGCGACGGCACGGTGCGCAGCGCCGCGGGCTTGCTGGCCGGCACGGGTATTGCCCTTGGCGTGCTTCCGCTGGGCACGCTCAATCACTTCGCCAAAGACCTCAAAATTCCCCCCACCGTGAAAGACGCCATCGCAGTCTTCGCAGCGGGTGTTGTGCGCGAGGTCGATGTCGGCGAGGTCAACGGCCATGTGTTCATCAACAACTGTTCCCTCGGTTCCTATGCCGAGGCCGTCCGCCGCCGCGACGCATTGCGTGACACCCACGGCCACGGCAAATGGCCGGCGATGATCCGCGCGTCGTTTCAAGTTTTCCGACGCCTGCGTCGCATGCACCTGCGATTCACCTCCGCCGATGGAAAATCCCGCTCCGTGCGCACGCCGGTCGTGGTGATCGCCAACAACCGCTACTCCGGTCACGTGCTCGATAAAACCATGCGCGCCCGTCTCGATGAGGGCCATCTCTGGCTCTACACCGCGCATGTTCACCGCCACCTCGCCGCGCTGCGTCTCGCGCTTCAATCCTTGGTGCGCCGGCTCGACGAAGCCGATGCACTCGCCTCCGAAGCCGTCACTGAAATCACCATCGCCAGCGAACGCGGTCCGCTGCCCGTCGCCATGGATGGCGAACCGGTCGAGCTGCCGAGCCCGCTGCATTTTCGCATACGGCCGCGCGCACTGCGGGTGCTCGTGCCGCGCGATGAACGGAACGGGCAGACATGA
- a CDS encoding metallophosphoesterase family protein: MKTIAHISDLHFGTERPEIAAALQAELHALAPALVVVSGDLTQRARSGQFIAARDYLATLPGPQLVVPGNHDVPLYDVARRFLAPLARYRHFINDDLNPVYDDGDLFVGGLNTARSLTWKSGRISLDQIENLQARLRSSSARFKVVVTHHPFIPPPSKGSPDARIDLVGRAARALTILDSDKVDLLLAGHLHHSYSGDTRTHYPAAHRAIISAQAGTAISSRVRAGDPNGYNRITLDGDTITIEVRTWRDGAFSPLNCMTYHRHETGWSAAHEARPNPLSCQK; this comes from the coding sequence ATGAAAACCATCGCTCACATTTCCGATCTCCACTTCGGCACCGAGCGTCCGGAGATCGCCGCCGCGTTGCAGGCGGAACTGCACGCACTCGCACCGGCGCTGGTCGTGGTCAGCGGAGATCTTACCCAACGCGCCCGCAGCGGCCAATTCATCGCCGCGCGCGATTACCTCGCCACGTTGCCCGGTCCGCAGCTCGTCGTCCCCGGCAATCACGACGTGCCGCTTTACGATGTCGCCCGGCGGTTTCTGGCACCACTCGCACGCTACCGGCATTTCATCAACGACGACCTGAATCCCGTTTACGACGACGGCGATTTGTTCGTCGGTGGACTCAACACCGCGCGTTCGCTCACGTGGAAAAGCGGACGCATCTCGCTCGACCAAATCGAAAATCTCCAGGCTCGACTGCGCTCCTCCTCCGCACGTTTCAAAGTCGTGGTGACACACCATCCGTTTATCCCGCCTCCGTCAAAAGGCTCGCCCGATGCGCGCATCGATCTGGTTGGTCGCGCCGCGCGTGCGCTCACGATTCTCGATTCGGACAAAGTGGATCTGCTCCTCGCCGGACACCTGCATCACAGCTACTCGGGCGACACGCGCACGCACTACCCCGCCGCGCACCGCGCCATCATTTCTGCGCAAGCCGGCACCGCGATTTCCAGCCGTGTGCGCGCCGGAGATCCCAACGGCTACAACCGCATCACGCTCGACGGAGACACCATTACCATCGAAGTGCGCACTTGGCGCGACGGGGCATTTTCCCCGCTGAATTGCATGACCTATCACCGTCATGAAACGGGCTGGAGCGCAGCCCACGAAGCGCGGCCAAACCCGCTCAGCTGCCAAAAATAG
- a CDS encoding response regulator, which produces MKPPVAVLLAEDNDDDLFLSKRVLAKAGIAPVFHVADGRQAMDYLAGKGDYADRTRYPLPEVVLLDLKMPEFTGHEVLEWLRAEPALRDLKVYVLTSSAEMSDQQRAEKAGAQGYLVKPLLTAHLATIFGS; this is translated from the coding sequence ATGAAGCCTCCAGTCGCAGTTCTCCTCGCCGAGGATAACGATGATGATCTTTTCCTTTCCAAGCGCGTCTTGGCTAAGGCGGGGATCGCTCCGGTGTTTCATGTGGCCGATGGCCGGCAGGCGATGGATTATCTGGCCGGCAAGGGCGACTATGCCGACCGCACGCGTTATCCGCTGCCGGAAGTCGTCCTGCTTGATTTGAAGATGCCGGAATTCACCGGACACGAAGTGTTAGAGTGGCTGCGGGCGGAGCCGGCCTTGCGTGATTTGAAAGTGTATGTGCTCACCTCATCGGCGGAAATGAGCGACCAGCAACGCGCGGAAAAAGCCGGAGCTCAAGGCTACCTGGTGAAGCCCTTGTTGACCGCGCACCTCGCGACTATTTTTGGCAGCTGA
- a CDS encoding sensor histidine kinase has protein sequence MNIEKRVLITAPLGADARNIAEVLAAAGIDTRVCRDLAMAAEEFRAGCAALLITEEAMDSAQAGLFSAQLERQATWSDVPVVLITSGGQFSPVSTRATALVGARANLTLIERPLRASTLVATLKTALRARSRQYEIRDLLADRETLLASLEERVVERTTKLQQMVEELEAFSYSVSHDLRAPLRVLDGYAQALIEDYGATLEPGAKDLLARISRTAHRMDRLTQDVLAYTRVSRGELTLEPVDLEVMLREVIEQYPSLIASKHLIHLQAPLGAVLGHGPSLIQCFSNLLENALKFKREGVVPHVEIYAVTRGDRIRVTVADQGMGIDLSQQQRIFGMFERGAAHKQVEGTGIGLAIVKKAAERMGGSVGVESAPGQGARFWLELAKAD, from the coding sequence GTGAATATAGAAAAACGAGTGTTGATCACGGCTCCCCTGGGGGCCGATGCACGCAATATCGCGGAAGTGCTGGCCGCGGCGGGCATCGACACGCGGGTGTGCCGCGACTTGGCGATGGCGGCGGAGGAGTTTCGCGCGGGTTGCGCGGCGCTCCTGATCACGGAGGAGGCGATGGACTCGGCGCAGGCCGGGTTGTTCTCGGCGCAGCTGGAGCGGCAGGCGACCTGGTCGGATGTGCCGGTGGTCTTGATTACCTCCGGCGGACAGTTCAGCCCGGTGAGCACGCGGGCGACCGCGCTGGTGGGAGCACGGGCCAACCTCACGCTGATCGAGCGTCCGCTGCGCGCCTCGACGCTGGTGGCCACGCTCAAGACGGCGTTGCGAGCCCGCAGCCGGCAATACGAGATCCGCGACCTGCTGGCGGACCGCGAGACGCTGCTCGCGTCCCTCGAAGAACGGGTGGTCGAACGCACGACCAAGCTGCAGCAGATGGTCGAGGAACTGGAGGCGTTTTCCTACAGCGTGTCGCATGACCTGCGGGCACCCTTGCGCGTGCTCGACGGGTATGCGCAGGCGTTGATCGAGGATTACGGTGCCACGCTGGAGCCGGGGGCGAAGGATTTGCTGGCGCGCATCTCGCGCACAGCGCATCGCATGGACCGTCTCACCCAGGATGTGCTCGCCTATACGCGGGTTTCCCGGGGAGAGCTCACGCTGGAACCGGTGGATCTGGAGGTGATGTTGCGCGAAGTAATCGAGCAATACCCCTCGCTCATCGCATCGAAACATCTGATCCACCTGCAGGCTCCGCTGGGTGCGGTGCTTGGGCACGGACCTTCGCTCATCCAGTGTTTTTCGAACCTGTTGGAGAACGCTCTGAAGTTTAAGCGCGAAGGTGTGGTGCCGCATGTGGAAATTTATGCGGTCACGCGCGGCGATCGCATCCGTGTGACCGTCGCTGACCAAGGCATGGGAATCGATCTCTCTCAACAGCAGCGCATATTCGGGATGTTTGAACGGGGTGCCGCCCACAAGCAGGTGGAGGGCACGGGCATCGGCCTGGCTATCGTCAAGAAGGCGGCCGAACGCATGGGGGGATCGGTCGGCGTGGAGTCGGCACCGGGGCAAGGCGCGCGCTTCTGGCTGGAACTGGCGAAGGCGGATTAG
- a CDS encoding ATPase domain-containing protein translates to MNSTHEPHNCPTGIEGLDEILKGGLPLNRLYLLKGDPGVGKTTLALQFLLQGIRLGEKGLYITLSETRDEINAVAASHHWDLSGLDIFELSALEHQLAHEAQNTVFHPSEIELNKTTDIILKRIEDVKPKRLVIDSLSELRLLSDTPFRYRRQMLALKQFFSQRDVTVMVLDDHAAGEGGGDLHVQSIAHGVITIEQLASDYGAERRRVKINKLRGVNFVGGFHDAAIVQGGVTVFPRLVASDHEASFKPGRISSGIAELDSLVGGGLDYGTSCLLLGPAGTGKSTIALQFVVNTAARGEKVTLCLFEETAHTLFERAELIKIPVRQYVDSGMIEIMQVDPVELTPGEFVHRLKQRVQKEGVRLVVIDSLNSYLQAMPNVKFLNIQLHELLSFFSRHGVVSLMTVAQHGIVGQMNTPIDLTYLADTVMLLRYFEQEGRIRKAISVVKKRMGSHEDFIREFKFDQNGIRVGEPLEKFHGVLTGVPTFEGKSSDMLPEH, encoded by the coding sequence ATGAACTCCACGCACGAACCGCACAATTGCCCCACAGGAATCGAAGGTCTGGACGAGATTCTTAAAGGAGGGCTTCCGCTCAACCGGCTGTATCTGTTGAAGGGCGATCCCGGCGTGGGCAAAACCACCCTGGCACTCCAGTTTTTGCTCCAAGGTATCCGGCTCGGGGAAAAGGGGCTCTACATCACGCTTTCTGAAACGCGGGATGAGATCAACGCGGTCGCGGCTTCGCACCATTGGGATCTTTCGGGGCTCGATATTTTTGAGTTATCGGCACTCGAGCACCAACTCGCGCATGAGGCGCAGAACACGGTTTTTCATCCTTCGGAAATCGAACTTAACAAGACCACGGACATTATTCTCAAGCGGATCGAAGATGTGAAACCGAAGCGGCTGGTGATCGACTCGCTTTCGGAGCTGCGGCTGTTGTCGGACACCCCGTTTCGCTACCGCCGGCAGATGCTGGCGTTGAAACAATTTTTCAGCCAGCGCGATGTGACCGTCATGGTGCTGGACGACCATGCGGCGGGCGAAGGCGGCGGCGACCTCCACGTGCAAAGCATCGCGCACGGCGTGATCACCATCGAGCAGCTGGCCTCCGATTACGGTGCCGAGCGCCGGCGGGTGAAAATCAACAAGCTGCGCGGAGTGAATTTTGTCGGAGGTTTTCATGACGCCGCGATCGTGCAAGGAGGCGTGACCGTGTTTCCTCGCCTGGTTGCCTCGGACCATGAGGCGTCGTTCAAGCCCGGCAGGATCAGTTCGGGCATTGCCGAACTGGATTCCCTGGTGGGTGGCGGACTGGATTACGGCACGAGCTGCCTGCTGCTGGGGCCGGCGGGCACGGGCAAGTCCACCATCGCGCTTCAGTTTGTGGTCAACACGGCGGCGCGTGGCGAAAAGGTGACGTTGTGCCTGTTCGAAGAGACGGCGCACACGCTGTTCGAGCGCGCGGAGCTGATCAAAATCCCGGTGCGGCAATACGTGGATTCGGGCATGATCGAGATCATGCAGGTGGACCCCGTCGAACTGACGCCTGGCGAGTTCGTCCACCGCCTCAAGCAGCGGGTTCAGAAAGAGGGGGTGCGCCTCGTGGTCATCGACAGTCTCAACAGCTACCTGCAGGCGATGCCCAACGTGAAGTTCCTTAACATCCAGCTGCACGAGCTGCTGTCGTTCTTCAGCCGCCACGGCGTGGTGTCGCTCATGACGGTGGCGCAGCACGGCATCGTGGGCCAGATGAACACGCCGATCGACCTCACGTATCTGGCCGACACTGTGATGCTGCTGCGCTACTTCGAGCAGGAGGGCCGCATCCGCAAGGCGATCTCCGTGGTGAAAAAACGCATGGGCTCGCACGAGGACTTCATCCGTGAATTCAAGTTCGACCAGAACGGCATCCGCGTGGGCGAGCCGCTGGAGAAATTCCACGGCGTGCTGACCGGTGTGCCGACCTTCGAGGGCAAATCATCCGACATGCTTCCCGAGCACTAG
- a CDS encoding DUF1919 domain-containing protein: MPLLVITERYNAFRARHARRYKDRRLIRQDFTVISDDCWGGKIYSAFGLKCHSPFIGMGFRAKEYLDFVCHFHDEGALDVLGTSTREDNGFHQIETRHAQLQGMHYDSQEEFLHAYERRRKTILWDRVFIKIDFGKKNYTAEDIARWNALKFPNSIALYPDLPRFREVPIHNGVALPGWDLDGANQFHVSCRSFDLFEWLNHGTIRWSFSYWFRQVIFMEKVPVKRFLLMLGVGRIRYPWH, from the coding sequence GTGCCTCTCCTTGTGATCACCGAACGCTACAACGCCTTTCGCGCGCGCCACGCCCGTCGCTATAAAGACAGGCGGCTGATTCGCCAGGACTTCACCGTTATCAGCGATGATTGCTGGGGCGGAAAAATCTACTCCGCGTTCGGTCTGAAGTGCCACTCACCCTTCATCGGCATGGGTTTTCGCGCCAAGGAATACCTCGATTTCGTCTGCCACTTTCACGATGAGGGCGCCCTCGATGTGCTCGGCACGTCGACCCGCGAGGACAACGGTTTCCATCAGATCGAGACCCGTCACGCCCAGCTTCAAGGCATGCACTACGACTCGCAGGAGGAGTTTCTCCATGCTTACGAACGTCGCCGCAAAACCATCCTGTGGGACCGCGTGTTCATCAAAATAGACTTCGGCAAAAAGAATTACACCGCCGAGGACATCGCCCGCTGGAACGCCCTTAAGTTTCCCAACTCCATCGCGCTTTATCCGGACCTGCCGCGCTTCCGCGAGGTCCCCATCCACAACGGCGTGGCCTTGCCCGGCTGGGATCTCGACGGCGCGAATCAATTCCACGTTTCCTGCCGCAGTTTTGACCTCTTCGAGTGGCTCAACCACGGCACCATCCGCTGGTCGTTTTCCTACTGGTTCCGGCAGGTGATCTTTATGGAAAAGGTGCCCGTGAAGCGCTTTCTTCTCATGCTGGGCGTGGGCCGCATACGTTATCCCTGGCATTGA
- a CDS encoding methyltransferase — MSESPAPFPPSPARPSLAFDRKAGSYDVHAHVQRDTAAWVAEWLPPAGTFATCLEFGAGTGNFTRHLESRFTQLEATDHAPAMVAQGRLAFPSVTWSERDAWNPADPAGTRDFVASCSVLQWAADPVGVLTRWRRLLRPGGRHLSGIYIAPSLPEFGALIPERRPFPWRTADEWSKSFSAAGFTDIRVDTKTREYIYPTARALMRQLHGTGATIVGAPLAAGRLVTLLRDYERVHRRADGVPATWTFCRIEAVA; from the coding sequence ATGAGTGAATCTCCCGCACCTTTCCCTCCGTCGCCCGCCCGTCCGTCGCTCGCCTTTGACCGCAAAGCCGGCAGCTACGATGTGCATGCCCATGTGCAGCGCGACACCGCCGCGTGGGTCGCCGAATGGCTGCCGCCCGCCGGCACATTCGCAACGTGTCTGGAATTTGGCGCGGGCACCGGCAACTTCACCCGCCACTTGGAATCCCGCTTCACCCAACTTGAAGCCACCGACCACGCCCCCGCCATGGTCGCCCAAGGCCGACTAGCCTTTCCCTCCGTCACCTGGAGTGAACGTGATGCGTGGAACCCCGCCGACCCCGCCGGCACGCGGGACTTCGTTGCCTCCTGCAGCGTGCTGCAATGGGCGGCCGATCCCGTCGGCGTGCTCACCCGCTGGCGCCGCCTCCTGCGCCCCGGCGGCCGGCACTTGTCGGGCATCTACATCGCCCCGTCGCTCCCGGAGTTCGGTGCATTGATCCCCGAACGCCGCCCCTTCCCGTGGCGCACCGCCGACGAGTGGAGCAAAAGCTTTTCCGCCGCCGGTTTCACTGACATCCGCGTGGACACCAAAACCCGCGAATACATTTACCCGACCGCCCGTGCGCTGATGCGCCAGCTCCACGGCACCGGCGCCACCATCGTCGGCGCGCCCTTGGCCGCCGGACGCCTGGTCACACTTCTGCGCGATTATGAACGCGTCCACCGCCGCGCCGACGGCGTGCCCGCCACCTGGACTTTCTGCCGCATCGAGGCCGTCGCCTAG
- a CDS encoding SGNH/GDSL hydrolase family protein, producing MRLLPLLVTSAVLVFSPLLSAAGLIVKKGDTIAFLGDSITAQGAASSAGYVRLVASGLAAQGIDVTVIPAGISGHKSDQMLARLESDVLSKKPTWMTLSCGVNDVWHGAKGVSLEDYKTNIKAILDRCQQAGVKVVILTSTQIKLPVTSPENVKLADYNAFLRDTAKARNLPLADLNVAMAAEQTANPKRVLTVDGVHMNLYGNLMMAKGVLGAFGLNDKQLAAVNTSWMNQPDLYQSGAKIKLSLNELAALEAVAAKQNKSVDALITDISTAAVKATLPAGK from the coding sequence ATGCGCCTTCTACCCCTGCTCGTCACTTCAGCCGTCCTCGTTTTCAGCCCGCTACTTTCCGCCGCCGGCCTCATCGTCAAAAAGGGCGACACCATCGCGTTCCTCGGCGACTCCATCACGGCCCAAGGCGCCGCCAGCTCCGCCGGCTACGTCCGCCTCGTCGCGAGCGGTCTCGCCGCCCAAGGCATTGACGTCACCGTCATCCCCGCCGGCATCAGCGGACACAAATCCGACCAGATGCTCGCCCGCCTTGAAAGCGACGTGCTCAGCAAAAAGCCCACGTGGATGACCCTCAGTTGCGGCGTGAACGACGTCTGGCACGGCGCGAAGGGAGTGTCGCTCGAAGATTACAAAACCAACATCAAAGCGATTCTCGACCGCTGCCAGCAGGCCGGCGTGAAGGTCGTCATCCTCACCTCGACCCAGATCAAGCTCCCCGTCACCAGCCCCGAAAATGTAAAGCTGGCCGACTACAACGCCTTCCTTCGCGACACCGCCAAGGCCCGCAATCTCCCGCTTGCCGATCTCAACGTCGCCATGGCCGCCGAGCAAACCGCCAATCCCAAACGCGTGCTCACCGTCGACGGCGTTCACATGAATCTCTACGGAAACCTGATGATGGCGAAAGGCGTGCTCGGCGCCTTCGGCCTGAACGACAAGCAACTCGCCGCCGTCAACACCAGCTGGATGAACCAGCCCGACCTCTATCAATCGGGCGCCAAGATCAAACTCTCGCTCAACGAACTCGCCGCCTTGGAAGCCGTCGCCGCGAAACAAAACAAATCCGTGGACGCCTTGATCACCGACATCTCGACCGCCGCCGTGAAAGCGACGCTGCCCGCCGGCAAGTAA
- a CDS encoding SDR family NAD(P)-dependent oxidoreductase, whose translation MNHQNKIALVTGSSRGLGRNIALQLARSGADVVITYRTGQAEGEAVVAEIRALGRRAVALPLDTARSDTFAAFAASLTAALETTWQRTTFDFLINNAGIDRKAPFAQTTEAAFDELMAVHFKGVFFLTQTLLPVLADGGRIVNTSTGLARFSVPGYAAYASMKGAIEVLSRYLAKELGARKISVNVVAPGIIETDFTREALSHPGAREFMEKNIALGRVGVPEDIGGVVDFLCSEAGRWVNAQRVEASGGMFL comes from the coding sequence ATGAATCACCAAAACAAAATCGCCCTCGTCACGGGTTCTTCGCGCGGGCTCGGCCGCAACATAGCGCTCCAGCTCGCGCGCTCCGGCGCCGATGTGGTTATCACCTATCGCACCGGCCAGGCCGAAGGCGAAGCGGTTGTCGCGGAGATCCGCGCGCTCGGGCGCCGCGCCGTCGCGCTGCCACTCGACACGGCCCGCAGCGACACGTTCGCGGCGTTTGCCGCGTCGCTCACCGCCGCGCTCGAAACCACCTGGCAGCGGACGACCTTCGATTTTCTGATCAACAACGCGGGCATCGACCGGAAGGCGCCCTTCGCGCAGACGACCGAGGCGGCGTTCGACGAACTGATGGCCGTGCATTTCAAAGGCGTGTTTTTCCTCACGCAGACGCTGCTGCCTGTGCTCGCCGACGGTGGACGCATCGTGAACACGTCCACGGGCCTCGCACGGTTTTCGGTGCCCGGCTACGCGGCTTATGCGTCGATGAAAGGAGCGATCGAAGTGCTCTCGCGTTACCTCGCGAAGGAACTCGGTGCTCGCAAGATCAGCGTCAACGTGGTCGCGCCGGGCATCATCGAAACGGATTTCACGCGCGAGGCGCTGTCGCATCCCGGTGCGCGCGAGTTCATGGAAAAGAACATCGCGCTCGGCCGCGTCGGCGTGCCCGAGGACATCGGTGGCGTGGTGGATTTTCTGTGCTCCGAGGCCGGTCGCTGGGTCAACGCCCAGCGAGTCGAAGCCTCGGGCGGGATGTTTCTCTAA
- a CDS encoding SDR family oxidoreductase has protein sequence MSNIAQKVVLITGASSGIGEATARLLAAKGARVVLGARRTDRLEKLAAELRAAGGTVEYRTLDVTSLEDTQTFADFALKTFGRIDVMINNAGVMPLSPLAELKVAEWNQMIDVNIRGVLHGIAAVLPHFKERKAGHVINVSSIGGFQVWPTCAVYCGTKFAVRAISEGLRLETKEIRVTIVSPGVVESELAHTISDPATRDMIEDFRKVALTPDAIARGVAYAIEQPADVDVNELVIRPTAGGQ, from the coding sequence ATGTCCAACATCGCTCAAAAAGTCGTTCTCATCACCGGTGCCAGCAGCGGCATCGGCGAAGCCACCGCCCGCCTCCTCGCCGCCAAGGGCGCCCGCGTCGTTCTCGGCGCCCGCCGCACCGACCGTCTCGAAAAACTCGCCGCCGAACTCCGCGCCGCCGGCGGCACGGTCGAATACCGCACGCTCGATGTCACTAGTCTCGAAGACACGCAGACCTTCGCCGATTTCGCGCTGAAGACCTTCGGGCGCATCGACGTCATGATTAACAACGCCGGCGTCATGCCGCTCTCGCCGCTGGCCGAGTTGAAGGTCGCAGAATGGAATCAGATGATCGATGTGAACATCCGCGGCGTGCTTCACGGCATCGCCGCCGTGCTCCCGCACTTCAAAGAGCGCAAGGCCGGCCACGTGATCAATGTTTCGTCGATCGGCGGCTTCCAGGTGTGGCCGACGTGCGCGGTTTACTGCGGCACCAAGTTTGCGGTGCGCGCGATCTCCGAGGGCCTGCGCCTGGAGACGAAGGAAATCCGCGTGACGATTGTTTCGCCGGGCGTCGTTGAGTCCGAACTCGCCCACACGATTTCCGATCCGGCGACGCGCGATATGATCGAGGATTTTCGCAAGGTTGCCCTCACGCCCGACGCCATCGCGCGCGGCGTCGCCTACGCCATCGAGCAACCGGCCGACGTGGATGTGAACGAACTCGTTATCCGCCCGACTGCCGGCGGCCAGTAA
- a CDS encoding AraC family transcriptional regulator: MIAYSTTMAVNRPTLTTNTRMASLLADLAEGHGFSASRLPGVKFMRSATHVPPSPITYEPSIVIVAQGRKTGRLGEKTFVYDANNYLVLTAPLPFECETFGTPENPLLGLSIAVTPALVAELLVQIESAPADNDARPQAIESAPIDDALGNAAVRLLECLHSADDARILGPQIMREITYRVLTGPLGANLRGLAAPQSHFGQITRVLNRIHADYARTYDMETLAREAGMSVSTFHAHFKNVTASSPLQYVKTIRLHKARMLMVHDGLSAAGAALQVGYESASQFSREFKRHFGGAPAEIATQLRASLMRFA, translated from the coding sequence ATGATTGCCTATTCCACCACCATGGCCGTCAACCGCCCGACACTCACCACCAACACCCGCATGGCTTCCCTGCTGGCCGATCTGGCCGAGGGCCACGGCTTCAGCGCGTCGCGTTTGCCCGGCGTGAAGTTCATGCGTTCCGCCACGCACGTGCCACCGTCACCGATCACCTATGAGCCCAGCATCGTCATCGTCGCACAGGGCCGGAAGACCGGACGCCTCGGCGAAAAAACCTTCGTCTACGACGCCAACAACTACCTTGTTCTGACCGCGCCACTGCCCTTCGAATGCGAGACCTTCGGCACGCCCGAGAACCCGCTGCTGGGTCTTTCCATCGCCGTCACACCCGCGCTCGTCGCGGAACTTCTTGTGCAAATCGAGTCCGCACCCGCCGACAACGACGCCCGCCCGCAAGCCATCGAATCCGCCCCGATCGACGATGCGTTGGGCAACGCCGCCGTGCGCCTGCTCGAGTGCCTGCACTCGGCCGACGACGCGCGCATCCTCGGCCCGCAGATCATGCGCGAGATCACCTACCGCGTGCTCACCGGTCCGCTCGGCGCCAACCTCCGTGGTCTCGCCGCACCCCAGAGTCACTTCGGCCAGATCACCCGCGTGCTCAACCGCATCCACGCCGACTACGCGCGCACCTACGACATGGAGACGCTCGCGCGCGAAGCCGGCATGAGCGTATCCACGTTTCACGCCCACTTCAAAAACGTGACCGCCTCGTCGCCGCTACAATATGTTAAAACCATCCGCCTCCACAAAGCCCGCATGCTGATGGTGCACGACGGACTGAGCGCGGCGGGCGCGGCGCTCCAGGTCGGCTACGAAAGCGCCTCGCAGTTCAGCCGCGAGTTCAAGCGCCACTTCGGCGGCGCCCCCGCCGAAATCGCCACGCAACTCCGCGCGAGTCTGATGCGGTTTGCGTGA
- a CDS encoding TetR/AcrR family transcriptional regulator has product MKAENESAVPSPVAVGRPRAFDVDQALARALEVFWRKGYAATSLTDLTEAMDINKPSLYAAFGNKEALFRKAVDLYESERAPVAMAALAEPVARVAIERLLNVILESHTHPDNPPGCLVVQGALPSGAEDEPIARELQQRRAATQGAIRERLERAKAEGELAADTDPADLARYVFTVIEGLAAQARDGATREELRRLVALAMRAWPAA; this is encoded by the coding sequence ATGAAAGCAGAAAACGAAAGCGCAGTTCCCTCTCCCGTGGCCGTGGGACGTCCGCGAGCCTTTGACGTCGATCAGGCGTTGGCGAGGGCGTTGGAGGTTTTTTGGCGCAAGGGCTATGCGGCCACGTCGCTGACGGATCTCACGGAGGCGATGGATATCAACAAGCCGAGTCTTTATGCGGCGTTCGGCAACAAGGAGGCGCTGTTCCGGAAGGCGGTGGATCTCTACGAAAGCGAGCGGGCGCCGGTGGCGATGGCGGCGTTGGCGGAGCCGGTGGCGCGGGTGGCGATCGAGCGGTTGCTCAACGTGATTCTGGAATCGCACACGCATCCGGACAATCCGCCCGGTTGTCTGGTGGTGCAGGGAGCGTTGCCGAGCGGCGCGGAGGACGAGCCGATCGCGCGGGAGCTCCAGCAACGTCGCGCGGCCACGCAGGGCGCGATTCGCGAGCGGCTGGAGCGGGCGAAGGCGGAGGGCGAGCTGGCGGCGGACACTGATCCGGCGGATCTGGCGCGGTATGTGTTTACGGTCATCGAGGGCTTGGCGGCGCAAGCGCGAGACGGCGCAACCCGCGAGGAGTTGCGCCGTCTGGTCGCGCTGGCGATGCGCGCGTGGCCGGCGGCGTGA